GGTCTGCACGTCTCTCCCGAGGGCCGTGGTGACAACGTCTTCCTCGCCGTCGAACCGGGACAGACGCAGAAGTACGAGTACCGGCTGCCGGACGATCACCCGCCTGGTACCTACTGGTACCACCCGCACCACCACGGCAACGTCGCCGATCAGGTCTTCGGCGGCCTGTACGGCGCGATCATCGTCGAGGACCCCGAGGAGGACCTCGACGTGGACCGGGAACGCGTGCTGGTGGTCTCCGACCTCACCCTGGACGCCGGTGGCTCACTGGTCACGCCGTCGATACAGGAGCAGATGATGGGCCGTCAGGGTGAGCTCGTCCTGGTCAACGGCCAGAGCGAGCCCCGCCTGCGGGCGCACGTGGGTGAGCGGGAGCGCTGGCGGGTGGTCAACGCGTGCACCTCTCGTTACCTCGTCCTCGAGATGTCCGGGCAGGAGCCGCGCGTCGTGGGTCGTGACGTGGGGCGACTCGCCGAGGACACGGCGCTTGGCGACGTTCTCCTGGCGCCCGGCAACCGACTGGACATGGTGGTGGACCCGGCTGCCGGCAGCGGCCGGCTCGTCGCGCGTCCCGTGGACCGGGGCGGGATGATGGGCGGGATGATGATGGACGGGGACGGCCCGGGGCCCGGGCAGGACGAGCCCCACACGCTGGCCCACCTCGAGGTCGGCCCCGGGGATGCCGTGAGCCGGGACATCCCTCGACGCAGGCCCCGGGACCTTCGGGGTGAGGAGGTGGCCCGACAGCGCACCCTCACCTTCCAGATGGGCATGGGTGGGATGATGGGTGGTGGAGGAGGTGGTCCGATGAGCTTCACCATCGACGGCCGGGAGTTCGACGCCGACCGTACCGACCAGCAGGTCCGCCTCGGCACGGTCGAGGAGTGGACCATCGGCAACGACAGCCCGCTCGACCACCCCTTCCATCTGCACGTCTGGCCGATGCAGCTGATCGAGGCCGACGGTCAGCAGGTGTCCGAACCGCTGTGGCTCGACGTGGTCAACGTCCCGGCCAGGGGCCGGATCAAGGTCCGGGTCGCCTTCGAGGACTTCGGCGGCAGGACCGTCTACCACTGCCACATCCTCGACCACGAGGACCGGGG
Above is a window of Janibacter cremeus DNA encoding:
- a CDS encoding multicopper oxidase family protein, which produces MKPISRRGALTMGGLGLVGTAVGGTGLWRELTSSTLDPSGGESFTEPKALRSRDGRLQARLEAGLGTHEVAGRQARTMGYNGGVPGPTLWLRPGDTVQLDLVNRLDEVTNLHVHGLHVSPEGRGDNVFLAVEPGQTQKYEYRLPDDHPPGTYWYHPHHHGNVADQVFGGLYGAIIVEDPEEDLDVDRERVLVVSDLTLDAGGSLVTPSIQEQMMGRQGELVLVNGQSEPRLRAHVGERERWRVVNACTSRYLVLEMSGQEPRVVGRDVGRLAEDTALGDVLLAPGNRLDMVVDPAAGSGRLVARPVDRGGMMGGMMMDGDGPGPGQDEPHTLAHLEVGPGDAVSRDIPRRRPRDLRGEEVARQRTLTFQMGMGGMMGGGGGGPMSFTIDGREFDADRTDQQVRLGTVEEWTIGNDSPLDHPFHLHVWPMQLIEADGQQVSEPLWLDVVNVPARGRIKVRVAFEDFGGRTVYHCHILDHEDRGMMGTVRAD